The following coding sequences are from one Brooklawnia cerclae window:
- a CDS encoding aminopeptidase P family protein, protein MVSERRSALPNRQVPFSEEFKQFICKDWAPYDPELPTALPGAVAAASHRRRLSQRYPGQRLIVPAGGLKVRNNDCDFRFRPHSAFTWLTGLGTDREPDAVLVLEPAAGGHEATLYFHPRVPRTDPEFYADARYGEMWVGQRESLEEMSALGQLRCADIADLELEIQKMASQTPIHILREANPALADRLDKWRGRDDTGDAEFATTLSELRMVKDDFEIDQLRQACLATAAGFEAVVRELPNAVAYGRGERWVEGIFGLHARHQGNAVGYDTIAAAGDHANTLHWIRNDGELHEGELMLMDAGVELDSLFTADVTRTLPVSGTFTPAQRKVYDAVLEAQQAGIEAAGPGVPFRAVHDAAVAVVARHLEEWGLLPVSAEQALDPETGGQYRRWMVHGTSHHLGLDVHDCAQARRENYREGILQPGMVITVEPGIYLKSTDLLVPDELRGIGVRIEDDIVITDDGCAVLSDQLPRSADDVEAWMAGLLGR, encoded by the coding sequence ATGGTGAGCGAGCGACGTTCGGCACTGCCGAATCGTCAGGTGCCATTCTCGGAGGAGTTCAAGCAGTTCATCTGCAAGGACTGGGCGCCCTACGACCCGGAACTGCCCACGGCTCTTCCCGGTGCGGTGGCCGCGGCGTCCCATCGCAGACGCCTCTCGCAGCGCTACCCGGGGCAACGGCTGATCGTCCCGGCGGGTGGCCTGAAGGTGCGCAACAACGACTGCGACTTCCGATTCCGCCCCCACTCGGCGTTCACGTGGCTCACCGGCCTGGGCACCGACCGTGAGCCGGACGCCGTGCTGGTGCTGGAGCCGGCCGCGGGCGGGCACGAGGCGACGCTCTACTTCCACCCGCGGGTGCCGCGCACCGATCCGGAGTTCTACGCCGACGCACGCTACGGCGAGATGTGGGTGGGCCAGCGCGAGTCGCTCGAGGAGATGTCGGCCCTCGGTCAGTTGCGCTGCGCCGACATCGCCGACCTCGAGCTCGAGATCCAGAAGATGGCCTCCCAGACCCCGATCCACATCCTGCGCGAGGCGAATCCGGCGCTGGCCGACCGGCTCGACAAATGGCGGGGACGCGACGACACCGGCGACGCCGAGTTCGCGACCACCTTGTCGGAGCTCCGGATGGTCAAGGACGACTTCGAGATCGATCAGCTGCGGCAGGCGTGTCTGGCCACCGCGGCGGGCTTCGAGGCCGTCGTCCGCGAGCTTCCCAACGCCGTCGCGTACGGACGCGGCGAACGCTGGGTCGAGGGCATCTTCGGGTTGCACGCACGCCATCAGGGCAACGCGGTCGGTTACGACACCATCGCCGCGGCCGGCGACCACGCCAACACGCTGCACTGGATCCGCAACGACGGCGAGCTCCACGAGGGCGAGCTGATGCTGATGGACGCCGGCGTCGAGCTCGACAGCCTGTTCACGGCCGACGTCACCCGCACGCTGCCGGTCAGCGGCACCTTCACCCCTGCCCAGCGGAAGGTCTACGACGCCGTCCTGGAGGCCCAGCAGGCCGGCATCGAGGCGGCCGGGCCGGGCGTGCCGTTCAGGGCGGTCCACGACGCCGCCGTCGCCGTGGTCGCCCGACATCTCGAGGAGTGGGGGCTGCTCCCGGTGAGCGCCGAGCAGGCGCTCGATCCCGAGACCGGCGGCCAGTACCGCCGTTGGATGGTGCACGGGACGAGCCATCACCTCGGCCTCGACGTGCACGACTGCGCGCAGGCCCGCCGTGAGAACTATCGCGAGGGCATCCTGCAGCCCGGCATGGTCATCACCGTCGAGCCGGGCATCTACCTCAAGTCGACAGACCTGCTCGTCCCGGACGAGTTGCGTGGCATCGGGGTGCGCATCGAGGACGACATCGTCATCACGGACGACGGCTGCGCGGTCCTGTCCGATCAGCTTCCGCGTTCGGCGGACGACGTGGAGGCATGGATGGCGGGGCTGCTGGGGCGCTGA
- a CDS encoding general stress protein, with amino-acid sequence MSMNQASSLPSASDVLKLRRPMSVAIYDEYADAQRAVDYLADRQFPVANLAIVGTDLKSFEKVTGRMTWGRILLAGFLNGIMWAGMFAIIMWMLNPSMSLVNALIIALVGFGLVGMGMSAIQYRMRGGARDYTSMTGIIATHYEVLAESDFADRARHLLSGGQARRTREVSSSPQAQPAPQPTAQTAQAAPVDLGTLPPPFGQRPSDPASGVGAWGTAPQQPVVGAQTGSVSGWGQWGAPAQSAPVPGAQTAAPQPAGAQPAPPEPSAPATGQDSARPNAAELPYGQYWNAQGSQGIGDLPESLRGHDETPDEEDDTPASSGEDRPRDESAGQQGTGQA; translated from the coding sequence ATGTCGATGAATCAGGCATCATCTCTTCCTTCCGCGAGCGATGTGCTCAAGCTGAGGCGCCCGATGTCGGTCGCCATCTACGACGAGTACGCGGACGCCCAGCGTGCGGTCGACTACCTGGCCGACCGGCAGTTCCCTGTGGCCAACCTGGCCATCGTCGGCACCGACCTGAAGAGCTTCGAGAAGGTCACCGGTCGCATGACATGGGGACGCATCCTGCTCGCGGGATTCCTCAACGGCATCATGTGGGCGGGCATGTTCGCGATCATCATGTGGATGCTCAACCCCTCGATGAGCCTCGTCAACGCCCTGATCATCGCCCTTGTCGGCTTTGGTCTGGTCGGTATGGGCATGTCGGCGATCCAGTACCGCATGCGCGGCGGAGCCCGCGACTACACCTCGATGACCGGCATCATCGCCACGCATTACGAGGTGCTGGCCGAGTCGGACTTCGCCGACCGCGCACGGCATCTGCTCAGTGGTGGCCAGGCCCGCCGGACGCGGGAGGTCTCGTCGTCCCCGCAGGCACAACCCGCCCCGCAGCCGACGGCCCAGACCGCGCAGGCGGCTCCGGTCGATCTCGGTACCCTGCCGCCACCCTTCGGCCAGCGGCCGAGCGATCCGGCATCCGGAGTCGGGGCGTGGGGAACCGCGCCCCAGCAGCCGGTCGTGGGCGCCCAGACCGGATCGGTGTCGGGGTGGGGGCAGTGGGGTGCGCCGGCACAGTCGGCCCCGGTGCCCGGCGCCCAGACCGCCGCACCGCAGCCCGCCGGAGCCCAACCGGCTCCGCCGGAACCGTCCGCTCCGGCGACGGGCCAGGACTCCGCTCGTCCGAATGCGGCGGAACTGCCCTACGGCCAGTACTGGAACGCGCAGGGTTCCCAGGGCATCGGCGATCTGCCGGAGAGCCTGCGTGGACACGATGAGACGCCGGACGAGGAGGACGACACCCCCGCCTCCAGCGGTGAGGATCGTCCCCGGGACGAGTCGGCCGGCCAGCAGGGGACCGGCCAGGCCTGA
- a CDS encoding aldolase/citrate lyase family protein yields the protein MTSQRSPRQFRARRTVLAVPGSSDRFIAKSRGLDVDALFLDLEDAVAPAAKQEARARIIRELNAGGWRCPTLTVRVNDWGTPWTTADVLEVVAGAGRHIDAIVLPKVQSAAQVVALDLVLGQAEASAGLPVGDIGIEVQIEDALGLREADAIAASSPRLESLVFGPGDFMASMGMRGLSVGSRLDGYDADAFHYVLSRILVAARACGLQAIDGPYVSIRDAEGFRTSAARAAALGYDGKWVLHPDQVAAGNEIFTPDEAQVVRARRIIEAYARATDVAGGAVGAIVVDDEMVDEAGVRLARAILAKGGRD from the coding sequence GTGACAAGCCAACGATCGCCTCGTCAGTTCCGTGCCAGGCGCACCGTCCTCGCGGTGCCCGGCAGCTCCGACAGGTTCATCGCGAAGTCCCGGGGGCTCGACGTCGACGCGCTGTTCCTCGACCTGGAGGACGCCGTGGCGCCGGCCGCCAAGCAGGAGGCGCGGGCCCGGATCATCCGTGAGCTCAACGCGGGCGGCTGGCGATGCCCGACCCTGACCGTCCGCGTCAACGACTGGGGCACGCCGTGGACGACGGCCGACGTGCTCGAGGTCGTCGCGGGCGCGGGCCGGCACATCGACGCGATCGTGCTGCCCAAGGTGCAGTCGGCTGCCCAGGTGGTCGCGCTCGACCTCGTGCTCGGGCAGGCTGAGGCCTCCGCGGGCCTGCCGGTGGGTGACATCGGCATCGAGGTGCAGATCGAGGACGCGCTGGGCCTGCGGGAGGCGGACGCGATCGCCGCGTCGAGCCCGCGTCTCGAATCGCTGGTGTTCGGCCCCGGCGATTTCATGGCGTCCATGGGCATGCGGGGCCTGTCGGTGGGCAGCCGGCTCGACGGGTACGACGCCGATGCCTTCCACTACGTGCTGTCGCGGATCCTCGTGGCCGCGCGGGCCTGCGGCCTGCAGGCCATCGACGGGCCGTACGTGTCGATTCGCGACGCCGAGGGGTTCCGTACGTCGGCCGCCCGGGCTGCGGCGCTCGGCTACGACGGCAAGTGGGTGTTGCATCCCGACCAGGTGGCCGCGGGCAACGAGATCTTCACGCCGGACGAGGCCCAGGTGGTCCGCGCCCGGCGCATCATCGAGGCCTATGCACGGGCCACCGACGTCGCCGGTGGGGCGGTGGGTGCGATCGTCGTGGACGACGAGATGGTCGACGAGGCGGGCGTCAGGCTCGCTCGCGCCATCCTGGCGAAGGGCGGCAGGGACTGA
- a CDS encoding histidine phosphatase family protein has protein sequence MTDLYIVRHGETEWSKSGQHTSVTELELTSAGREQASRLNGWLDPADFDLILCSPRTRAQQTARLAGFDSFEIDEDLAEWDYGDLEGRTSAEIRQLVPGWRIWTDFVPGGEQQTDVVARMTRVMNRTRFSGHRKVIAFGHGHAMRVLATCWIGLPIAKGASLPLQTGTVSILGYEKETPAIVRWNAAPGA, from the coding sequence ATGACAGACCTGTACATCGTCCGGCACGGCGAGACGGAGTGGAGCAAGAGCGGTCAGCACACCTCGGTGACCGAGTTGGAGCTCACCTCGGCCGGGCGCGAGCAGGCGTCCCGGCTGAACGGATGGCTTGATCCGGCGGATTTCGACCTCATCCTGTGCTCGCCTCGCACGCGGGCCCAGCAGACCGCCCGGCTGGCCGGGTTCGACAGCTTCGAGATCGACGAAGACCTGGCCGAGTGGGACTACGGCGATCTTGAGGGGCGGACGAGCGCCGAGATCCGCCAGCTCGTCCCCGGATGGCGAATCTGGACGGATTTCGTCCCCGGCGGGGAACAACAGACCGATGTGGTCGCGCGGATGACGCGCGTGATGAACCGGACGAGGTTCTCCGGCCATCGCAAGGTGATCGCGTTCGGCCATGGGCATGCGATGCGCGTCCTCGCGACATGCTGGATCGGGTTGCCCATCGCCAAGGGCGCGTCGCTGCCGCTGCAGACCGGGACGGTGTCGATCCTGGGGTACGAGAAGGAGACTCCGGCCATCGTCCGCTGGAACGCCGCCCCCGGGGCCTAA
- a CDS encoding zinc ribbon domain-containing protein — protein sequence MHADPGAQKALLQIAELDKQAAQLRHRKATLPGNVELKELATRRARLGEQIVAVQTRISDAEVDQARVESDLTPARARLERNRKTIDEGKIGAKALRAMIDETDHLLGRISNLEDQELDVMQIVEDATADRDRLTTERAQVEDEMRGLLATRDVKAREVDAELTGLETRRSVQVGKLPADLVALYERIAARSGTGAAELRGRRCGGCGLELDNTELKRIASASADEVVTCEECGRILVR from the coding sequence ATGCATGCTGACCCGGGCGCCCAGAAAGCGCTGTTGCAGATCGCCGAACTCGACAAGCAGGCCGCGCAACTGCGGCATCGCAAGGCGACGCTGCCCGGGAACGTGGAACTCAAGGAACTGGCCACGAGACGAGCCAGGCTGGGTGAGCAGATCGTCGCCGTGCAGACGCGGATCAGCGACGCCGAGGTCGATCAGGCCCGGGTGGAATCGGATCTGACCCCGGCGCGGGCGCGGCTGGAGCGCAATCGCAAGACGATCGACGAGGGCAAGATCGGCGCGAAGGCGCTGCGCGCGATGATCGACGAGACCGACCACCTGCTCGGGCGCATCTCGAACCTGGAGGACCAGGAACTCGACGTCATGCAGATCGTCGAGGACGCGACCGCCGACCGTGACCGTCTGACCACCGAGCGGGCGCAGGTCGAGGACGAGATGCGGGGCCTACTGGCCACGCGCGACGTGAAGGCGCGCGAGGTGGACGCCGAGCTGACCGGGCTCGAGACCAGGCGCTCCGTCCAGGTGGGGAAGCTGCCCGCGGACCTCGTCGCGCTCTACGAACGGATCGCGGCGCGGTCGGGCACGGGGGCCGCCGAACTGCGGGGCCGCCGCTGCGGCGGCTGCGGCCTGGAACTGGACAACACCGAACTCAAACGCATCGCTTCCGCATCGGCGGACGAGGTCGTCACCTGCGAGGAGTGCGGACGCATCCTCGTGCGGTAG